CTTACGGTAAAGAAGTAGCTTCCAAATCATTTAAAATTGGAACGGTGCGTCTTCTTAATGATATGGTGGGACGTGAATTGTGGGAGGAGGCCGAAGACTGGATCAAGGACATAACAACATTTTATGACGGAATCGACTTGATAGGAAGTGGTGGGAATATCAATAATATCTTTAAGGCGAGTGGGAAGCGTTATGGTAAACCACTTTCTTATTTTTATCTGTCTTCCTACTATCAGGAGTTACAAACCTACAGCTATGAAGAGCGTATCTATAAACTAGGACAGAATCAAGACCGCGCCGATGTGATTATACCCGCCTGCCGCATCTATCTTAATGCTATGAAGTGGAGCAAGGCAAAAAACATCTATGTTCCTAAAATTGGTTTGAGTGACGGTATTATTAAGTCTATTTATAATGCGGAGATGGGGGAGTAGGAGAGTGAAATCAGGAATTCAATCGAGAGTCAAAGTGAAAATTTTTATGTTCAAGAATTTCAATGTTCATATATTCAGGATGCCGACAATTCAGAATGTAGTTATTTGCAGAGTGAATTATACAACTCGGTACTTTCATGGCTAATTCTTCACCTTTAAGTATCCAATCCTGACCTATTTCTGATAAAATTGCCGGTGCTGGATAGTCTATCCAGTTTTTAGGAAGGTTAGATACTTCAAGTTCAAAAATAGAATCATCCGGGATTTTAATTGTAAGGATGTCAAGATTGGGAACGAGCATAGGTGGTGTATGAACTATTGTTTCTAATAAGGCTATTTCTTTACTTTCTCCAGTATAGAGTACAGGTGTTCCTTTTTTATTCCAGCGACCTCCATAAAGAGCAGCACCTGTGCCGTAAATGTCCTTTGAATATTTGCTGCTCGTGATTCTGTAAACGATCATTAGCTGTAAACTCCGTGTTCTATTCTACCCAGAACGTCCCTAACCTTTGAAACGCCTTCTGGTATTTCTATCAATTCCATAGGTTCCATTCCGCCTAGCGAAGTATTGGGTAGGTCGAGCCACTTAAAAAAAGCTTCTTTTGAGCCAAAAATTTCAATACCCAACAAAAAAAGTTCTGAGATTTCAAAAAGCTTGACCGAAAAATTACGTTCAAGTATTTTGTTTGACTTTGTCCACCTATAGATCGTAGGCTCAGAAACTGAAAGAATTTCAGCCATGGTATCTCTTTTGAGATCAAAGTAATCTCCAAAATTCTTGATAACGTTTGCGTTGACTCCCTTCGACGCCGCCTGAATAAAATCAAAATGACTTTGGAGTTGCGAATCGATATATTTTTTTCCAAGAACATTTCTAACCTTATCCAGATGTTGAGTTGTAGTTAATTCTGAAACAGTCATGTGATAATATAATTTATTACATGAACGAATATACGACAATCGTGCCGTCTTTTAAAGATTTATGAGAACGGGATTATAAAATAAAGATGGCGTGAGGATCAAAAATCCAACTCAAATGTCCGCCTCAATAAATCCACGTTTGGATTTTTCTCGACCAATTTTTCATATTTATCCTGATCTGTGTAGACGTATTTTTTGGTCACCGTTTTATCTACGTCAATTTTGAAGTGGATCGCATAGTTACGCAATTCGCGCTTTATGTAATCCAAGACTTTACCCTGATCGCGTTCCAGGTCTTTCTTCATGGAAGAGTTCGGGAATTTAAGGTATATCTCGTTTCCATTAACTTTAGGGGAGTCCACACGTAAAATTCCTGCGAGGATCATCTGACCCTGATTTTGCAGGTGCTGGATATATTTATCCCAAACTAAGCTAAACTGCTCTTGTGAAAATGGCTCCTCTGGAAGGTTGTCCTGAGGGATTTTATGTTTTTGTTTCTTAGCCTTGACCTCTTTTTTATAGCTGATTCCCTTTAGTGAAGAATTACTGATCTTATTCTTGAGTCGCTCGTTGAGTTGCCTGCGTTTTTCCTCTATTTCTTGAGTGCTGCTGTCTGATGGCTGGGAATATGATTCTGAGGCGTCAGCAACTGCTGATTTATGATCTGCATGTTGCTCGATTGATGAAGAAACGTCTACATTTTCTTGAGCTTCTATTGACGGTGGTTGCTCAGAGTTTGAAGGTGCAGCTTCTTCTTGAGGCGTAGAAGGTTGGGGTAGTTCCTTTTTTGCCTCAGTTTGTTGAACAGGAGCTTGATCAAATGCCGTGGCAGGAATTATTTGGGTTACCTCATTTTTTTTTTCTCCATCGGTTGTGATGGAGGCAAGTTGCATAAGCGTAAGTTCGATCAGCAGTCGTGGATTGCGACTCGATCGGTAGTCAAAGTCAGCTTTGTTTGAAATTTCTAAGGCGCGCCTCAGAAAGCTCAGATCTGTTTTCTGGGACTGCTCGAGGTATTTCTTCTTGGTCACATCTGCAACCTCAAGCAAGCCTATTGTTTTTGGATCTTGACACACCATTAAATCTCTAAAATGAGTGGCAAGACCGCTGATGAAATGGTGTCCGTCAAAGCCCTTGGACATGATCACATCATAGTCCACTAAACATTGCGGAATGTTATTCTCCAGAATCAAATCGGTAAACTTGAAGTAGGTATCGCGATCGAGAACATTCAAATTCTCCGTAACCGCCTGAACGGTCAATTCCTTTCCAGAAAAACTCACCACACGATCAAAAATGGAAAGCGAGTCACGCAAGGCGCCATCGGCTTTTTGAGCGATGATTTGTAACGCGTCTTCTTCGGCATTGATACCTTCTCTCTCGGCAATTCGCTTGAGGTGTTCCCTCATCGCACTTACCGTGATGCGCTTAAAGTCAAATATTTGACAACGAGAAAGTATGGTAGGAATAATTTTGTGTTTCTCCGTCGTTGCTAGGATGAAAATCGCATGCGCTGGAGGCTCTTCCAGTGTTTTAAGAAAAGCGTTAAAGGCAGCATTAGACAACATGTGCACCTCGTCAATAATGTACACCTTATATTTTCCAACCTGTGGCGGGATACGTACCTGATCCACAATCGCCCTGATCTGATCCACACCGTTGTTAGATGCCGCATCCAGCTCAAAAATGTTGAATGCAAAATCCTCATCGGGATCAAAGTCGCCACTCTCGTGGTTGATTTTTTTGGCCAAAATACGCGCACAAGTCGTTTTACCTACACCGCGAGGTCCTGTGAATAGAAGTGCCTGTGCCAAGTGATTACTCTCGATGGCATTCTCCAGCGTTTTGGTAATGGCACTCTGACCCACTACATCTTCAAAGGTCTCGGGACGGTATTTACGAGCAGAAACAATAAATGGCTCCATGGCGTCAAAGATACTTTGGCGATGGTCGTAATGTCAAAATTATGATCGGTTTTTATGAACAGAAAATTGTGGATGTGGTATGAGGGATTAGGTATGAGGGATTAGTGGATTTGGGGATTAGGGATGTGGGATTAGAGATGCGGTAATCAGTGGATGTTGAGTCTAGGCAGTTTGCAGTTGCGATAATAATTGTGTTTGAGAATAAATTTTGAAATGGTGATAAGGAATTATTTGTTGGTGGTAGGCTGCTATGAATAAAGAACTAACTTTGCAGCGGCAGGCCGCCTTATCGCTGTCCGTTTTAGGCGGAGAGAGGAAAGTCCGGACACCGTAGGATACCATAGCGGCTAGCGGCCGTCGTTTTGTTTTTAAGGAAGCTGGAAATTATTCCGCTTTCGCGAAAGCGAGATAGGACAAGTGCAACAGAAAGCAAGTACAGGTTATGCTGTAGTGAAACCAGGTAAACTCTATGGGGTGAAACGCCGCGTAAATCAGAGCTCGATCGCGATCCGTGCGATCTGAAGGGTAGGCGGTTTGAGGTCGTGAGTAATTGCGATCCTAGATAAATGATAAGGAATCCGTTGTAGGGTTACAGAATCCGGCTTACAGGTCTGCCATTTTTATAGCTCGATCAGTAAGGCTACATCCAGAATTACAATCGCCGTCCATAAAATCACACGCAACCAATTTCTATGGGTAAGCTTTCTGCATACTGTCACATTGTGAGGCTCATCATCCAGCTTTTTGTGTAAAGGTATGAAGATCAAAAAAGTAGAAATCCAGGTGAGCGCAACAAGAATCGCATAGCTGATATTCCATAACTGAAGCCCAGGTTTATAAATTATGAAATACCCAGCTAGAAAAACTTGAACAAACATCATGGGCGCCACGATAAAAGTCATGTTGCGCGCATACTTGCGGTGCCATTTGTGAAACGTGCTCGCAGCCAGAAACTCAAATCCCGGATAAATAAGCAACTGCACCATCCAGATCAGCACCATCAGACCAAAATCCACAGCAATGCGCAGCAATTCGACATATACATTCATAGTAGCTTGGTTTTGTTTTTAGAAATCGCATAAGCCCAGTAAAGGAGTAGGGGATGAATTACGAGCAAGCGCAACCACGCTACCCACGAAGGAATACAAAAGTCACCCGCACAACTGCCCAATTGAATAAAGTACACATGGGGAATTACAAAAACCAGCAGCATCGCAATGGTGCCGTAACCTGCTAAAGTTCTAGTAGTTTTGAATACAGCTGCGATGGCGATGGCAATTTCTGCAATACCTGCGGCTTGATTCAGCAAGCTGGAGTCGCCTAGATATTTTGGAATGACTTGAATGTAAAAACCGGGTTGGATAAAATGCATCAAACCAGCCACGAGATAAAATACCACAAAGGCGATTAGTGAAAACTTTGACCTCATGACAATCGCCATTTATATTCGACGTGAACTTTTCTCAAGATCAAGAAAAACGGAATCCACCAGATGAAATCGTTAGTGATAAGCGTATAGATAAATTCAAAGGGAACAATGTCCTGGAGGTAATTAAAAACAAATCCCACGGGACCAAAAATTTTACCCAAAAATCCCACAGCGACAATAGGCCAGTGGCGCATGGGATCGTAACTCGCCCACCAGTAACCTAGACCATACACACCTATAACCATTCCCATTCCTTGCCAGACCATAGGATGATTGAGCGGTTCCATACCTACCAGTTCAAAGAAATTATTTGGGAAGAGAATCACCCACGCGCCCCATAGAACATTGTAAATCGCCGCTAGTTTAAGTGTGAGCTTCATTTTTATCGTGTGGTCGGCTTGTCATCAAGTTACTTTCCTATTCATAAGGGAGAAGCTATTTTTTCCCCAGCAACCGTTCTACATTTTCTGTAATATCTTGATTAGAATGCTCGTGCAACCGGACGTATGCTTTACCATCAGGTTGTAGTATGAGAAAACCTCCGTAGGGGACATTTTCTGGAAATAATTGCTTTTCAAGCATTCTGTCTTTGTCTGCAGACCATGTAATATCCTTAATTTGAAAAGGCTCAAGATTTTTGAGGTCTGGAGAGTGAACCCACAGTCTGATAACATCACCTCGCTCTTCAATAATCTCGTTATATCGCTGGTTGAGAACATCCCATTTTGAATCTCCATCTATCTTACTGTTTGTGGCAGAAAGGTAACTGACTAAGAGATTTTTATCACGATCTAGTTCCTTACCGGTAATGCTTTCTAGATAGTTATAAATTTTAGATGTCTTAGAACTGTTAAGTTGTTCTTCTGATTGATAATTGATAAGGCGGTGTTCACTAGAATTTGAGCGTTCATAGTCTAATATGAAGTTTTTCAAGCGGTCATACTGAGATTCAAATTGCTCTTGCGTTATTTCATTTCCATCTACGTTGTAAAATTTATGTTTGTTTTGCGCATGAATTGTTTGTAGACCCAGCGCCAGAAATAATACCGTGGTGAAGATTTTCATAATCGTATTCATTTTATTAACCAGTTAATCAATTTTTCTATTTATCACAATCCAGTCTAGCGAAGCATCGATGCAGCCCTAAAATTTGAGTGTTCCCTCAGCTATTGACCTTTTTTAAATGTAACAATGCCATTGTTTCTATTTTGTTAAACACAGTGAGGTTAAACAAATATTTATGAATTGGTAGGACAGTATCAATTAGAAGAAAACTTTAAATTTTCACGCTTTCGCGAAAGCATAAAAAGCAAAAAGCTAGGCGATACTTGCAGCAACCACATCTTCTACCTTGAACTGAAGGTGTCTGGGAAGTAAGTTGTCCTTGGGTAGTACCGAAAGCTGTCGGTCCTCATTGGAATCAAAAACATGTTTCCAAGTCACCTGGTCGTAGCCTAAACCGGTCGCAAGCTCCTCATACAAATCGCTGTGGTGGATAAGGTCTGATGAACCCAGATGAAATACACCTCTCCGGCGGCGATTGATGATATAATGCAACTGCTGGACCAGTTTATCTATGTAGGTAGCGTTGATTACTACGTTTGGAAACACTTCGATAGGTTCATTATCGGTCAAGAGTTTTTTGAGCTCCTTGACTTTAGGACTTTGAGCACCGAAGATCATCGGGATTCTCGCGATCACATATTTAGAGTTGGGCAATCGCAGCAAGGCATTTTCAATCTTAATTTTGAACCTGCCGTAAATGCTTTCTGAAAAGGTCTTGTCGTACTCGTAACTGGGATAGTTGGTAAAACGATCAAAAACATTGGCACTTGATAAGAAAAGGATGCGGCTGTCGTTTCTCATCACCCAGTTAATCAATTGCTGGTGCAGGTACAACTGGCCATTTACATTCCCTCTGATCGCGCTAACGATAAAGCGAGGCTTGAGTTGATCGAGTAGGGGAGCGATCTCCTCCGTCTCAAAATCAAACTGATGAAAATGCTGATTCTTCTCAAAAGAAGCGTTGTCCTTTGCATAAGTGGCATGCACGCTATAAAAAGGAGCAAGCTCCCTGTAGAGAGCTTGACCTATAAATCCACTACCGCCTATGATGAGAATCCTATTCAATAAGTTTTATTTTTTATAAAATGGAAATTTCACCACCGTTGCTGGCATTAGTTTCTTACGAATCTGAATGTAAATTTTGTTGTCGGGCACGGCGGCGTAAGGTGGCACATAACCCATACCTATTCCTTTGTTGAGTGAAGGAGACATGGTTCCACTGGTCACGATTCCCAGTGCATTTCCATCAGCGTCTTTGATTTCATAACTGCCTCGAGGGATTGCTTTATCGTCCATGACAAAACCAATCAGTTTTCTATGAACTCCATTTAGCTTATGATCCTTGAGCTGCTCGTGGTTGACGAACTCTTTAGTGAATTTAGTTACCCAGCCTAA
This genomic interval from Nonlabens spongiae contains the following:
- a CDS encoding DoxX family protein → MRSKFSLIAFVVFYLVAGLMHFIQPGFYIQVIPKYLGDSSLLNQAAGIAEIAIAIAAVFKTTRTLAGYGTIAMLLVFVIPHVYFIQLGSCAGDFCIPSWVAWLRLLVIHPLLLYWAYAISKNKTKLL
- the parS gene encoding type II RES/Xre toxin-antitoxin system antitoxin, which encodes MTVSELTTTQHLDKVRNVLGKKYIDSQLQSHFDFIQAASKGVNANVIKNFGDYFDLKRDTMAEILSVSEPTIYRWTKSNKILERNFSVKLFEISELFLLGIEIFGSKEAFFKWLDLPNTSLGGMEPMELIEIPEGVSKVRDVLGRIEHGVYS
- a CDS encoding DNA polymerase III subunit gamma/tau, with the translated sequence MEPFIVSARKYRPETFEDVVGQSAITKTLENAIESNHLAQALLFTGPRGVGKTTCARILAKKINHESGDFDPDEDFAFNIFELDAASNNGVDQIRAIVDQVRIPPQVGKYKVYIIDEVHMLSNAAFNAFLKTLEEPPAHAIFILATTEKHKIIPTILSRCQIFDFKRITVSAMREHLKRIAEREGINAEEDALQIIAQKADGALRDSLSIFDRVVSFSGKELTVQAVTENLNVLDRDTYFKFTDLILENNIPQCLVDYDVIMSKGFDGHHFISGLATHFRDLMVCQDPKTIGLLEVADVTKKKYLEQSQKTDLSFLRRALEISNKADFDYRSSRNPRLLIELTLMQLASITTDGEKKNEVTQIIPATAFDQAPVQQTEAKKELPQPSTPQEEAAPSNSEQPPSIEAQENVDVSSSIEQHADHKSAVADASESYSQPSDSSTQEIEEKRRQLNERLKNKISNSSLKGISYKKEVKAKKQKHKIPQDNLPEEPFSQEQFSLVWDKYIQHLQNQGQMILAGILRVDSPKVNGNEIYLKFPNSSMKKDLERDQGKVLDYIKRELRNYAIHFKIDVDKTVTKKYVYTDQDKYEKLVEKNPNVDLLRRTFELDF
- a CDS encoding RES family NAD+ phosphorylase; translation: MIVYRITSSKYSKDIYGTGAALYGGRWNKKGTPVLYTGESKEIALLETIVHTPPMLVPNLDILTIKIPDDSIFELEVSNLPKNWIDYPAPAILSEIGQDWILKGEELAMKVPSCIIHSANNYILNCRHPEYMNIEILEHKNFHFDSRLNS
- a CDS encoding sugar nucleotide-binding protein; translation: MNRILIIGGSGFIGQALYRELAPFYSVHATYAKDNASFEKNQHFHQFDFETEEIAPLLDQLKPRFIVSAIRGNVNGQLYLHQQLINWVMRNDSRILFLSSANVFDRFTNYPSYEYDKTFSESIYGRFKIKIENALLRLPNSKYVIARIPMIFGAQSPKVKELKKLLTDNEPIEVFPNVVINATYIDKLVQQLHYIINRRRRGVFHLGSSDLIHHSDLYEELATGLGYDQVTWKHVFDSNEDRQLSVLPKDNLLPRHLQFKVEDVVAASIA
- a CDS encoding alkyl hydroperoxide reductase is translated as MKLTLKLAAIYNVLWGAWVILFPNNFFELVGMEPLNHPMVWQGMGMVIGVYGLGYWWASYDPMRHWPIVAVGFLGKIFGPVGFVFNYLQDIVPFEFIYTLITNDFIWWIPFFLILRKVHVEYKWRLS